A single region of the Cucumis melo cultivar AY chromosome 3, USDA_Cmelo_AY_1.0, whole genome shotgun sequence genome encodes:
- the LOC107992364 gene encoding serine/threonine-protein phosphatase 7 long form homolog: MASLPVRCQSGQAVWTYVGPLICFHLVEKHQPDRVLRQFNMLQTPPAISYTDQRLHQIDLRGKHDQDWRRIHAEHIGVWNSRYDFRVEAPTTSEPTVSENYFVWYRSITRRFITQEGAFYHCMYDFVDEVQTFSVEHDIEALGQICDRTTERVDHIIQQTRRLTVADTDRRRMRRRRRRQGDDVVEGDEDN; the protein is encoded by the exons ATGGCATCGCTTCCTGTTAGATGTCAGAGTGGTCAAGCGGTTTGGACTTACGTGGGTCCATTGATTTGTTTCCATCTGGTCGAGAAACATCAACCAGATCGTGTATTGCGACAGTTTAATATGTTGCAAACGCCACCAGCGATTAGCTACACAGATCAAAGGTTGCATCAAATAGATTTAAGGGGTAAACATGATCAAGATTGGCGTCGGATTCATGCGGAACATATCGGAGTGTGGAATTCGCGATATGATTTTCGGGTTGAAGCACCCACTACAAGCGAACCGACGGTATCAGAGAACTATTTTGTTTGGTATAGGTCGATTACCAGACGCTTTATCACCCAAGAGGGCGCTTTCTATCATTGCATG TATGATTTTGTTGACGAAGTACAAACTTTCTCCGTGGAACACGATATAGAAGCTTTAGGGCAAATATGTGATAGAACCACAGAGCGCGTAGATCACATTATTCAACAGACTCGACGACTTACTGTTGCTGACACAGATCGTAGACGCATGCGACGTAGACGACGACGGCAAGGCGATGATGTCGTAGAGGGTGATGAGGATAATTAa